The sequence below is a genomic window from Ornithobacterium rhinotracheale.
GGAATTGTTTAATGGCGATTATGCCAAAATTAAAACCTTAGACCAAAAACTCTCCGAGCGATTCGGCTTCACCCAAGTGCTAGGCGTTACGGGGCAGACTTATGATAGAAAAATCGATGCCGAGGTAATGGCACTTTTAAGCAACATTGCACAATCCGCCCATAAATTCTCCACCGATTTACGACTATTGCAAAACCTAAAAGAGGTAGAAGAGCCTTTTGAGAAAAACCAAATAGGCTCCTCCGCTATGGCCTATAAGCGAAACCCTATGCGCAGTGAACGCATCGGCGCCTTGGCCAAATTTGTGATGACGGTATCGCAGGGCGCAGGCCTTGTAGCCGCCACGCAGTGGTTTGAGCGCACCCTTGATGATTCCGCCAATAAGCGGCTCACCATTCCACAAGCCTTCCTAGCAATAGATTCCATCTTAGGCATTTGGATTAATGTGCTAGATGGCATCGTGGTGTACCCCAAAATGATTGCCAAGCGAATCAGCGAGGAACTCCCCTTTATGGCCACCGAATATATGATTATGGAGGGCGTGAAAAACGGAGGCGACCGCCAAGACCTCCACGAAATCATTCGCGAGCACTCAATGGAGGCAGCCAAGCAAGTCAAAATAGAAGGTAAGCCAAACGATTTGGTGGAGCGTATTGTGAATGATGATAAATTCCCAATCGATAAAGCGAAACTACAAGAAGTGCTTGATCCCGTAAATTTCATAGGTTTTGCACCACAACAAACCGAGGATTTTATTGCAGAATATGCTCAGCCGATTTTAGATAAATACCAAGATTTAATCGGTCTGAATTTTGAATTGAAAGTTTAATTTAATCATTTATTTTAACATACTAAAAAAGCCGTTCGCGAGAACGGCTTTTTTAGTGTTAAGAGAAAGTGGTTATTCGTTTATGGGAGGGAATACGAATCCTTCTCCATTATCTTGATTTACAAATTTAGCGTTGCTTGGCATTGGTAAATTTTTCTGACTTTTAGACCAATCCCAAATTTCAGTTTCGTCTTCTGTGATTTCTCCTGTTTCACGATTAAGCTTTTTTCCATTCATTGGGTAGTATAGTAATAGCCCATCATCATCTGGATTTACCATTTTCCATACATTATCTTTAATTTGTTGGTCTGTTCTAGCTGTTTTCCAGAATCTAACTTCACGAATTAATTCGTTTGAACTACTGATCCAGAGACCTGTTAAGCCATATTTTCCTGTTCTGATTTCACGATTGGCCACTAGTTGTCCATTTACATAAACTTTTGTGAATTTTCCGTCATATACAAATGAAAGCATATACCATTTATTTGGTTCTGCAGATAATTTATCAGAAGGAATATCAATTTGAGAGGCTCCAGTTTTAATTTGTAATTGATTAGGTCTAATTGTAACATCACCAAATCTAGTAAAAATTTCATCTAAAGCATCTGCATTTTTTACAGTTTTTGTACCGGCGATAGATCTGTTGTTTTGGCTGTATTCCGAACGATTAACCATAACCTCCATAGTCCATTGATCAACTTTGAAGTCATCCTCAAACATTTCTCCATTCGCAGTTCCACTGCCGGCCAATTTTAGTACTTTGGTAATTATTTTTTGATTAAGTACTAAAATAGCTTCTGATTGTCCTTTTATTACATCAGCACTCCCCCTATGATTTTAATTGGAAGGGCATAATCCCCTTCTCTTGAGAATGTTAAATCTTTAAGTTGGATTGGTATGCTAGAAGTGATGTAGTTAGGTTTGATGCTAACGCTACTTTTTGCATTATACATATCTTTTGGGAGCATGATGTATGATGTCCCATTTTCTTTATTGTATGCTTCTAGTTGCTTCTCATCTCCATATTCAATTGTGGCAAATGAATTTTTATTTTCTTTGTTTACTAAATTAAGTTTCAATTCATCAATTGTTGAAGACGAGCCTTCCGCAACGAAAGCTTGTAAGCTTTGTTGTGTGAAATAGATGCCTTGATGGCTGGTATAGTCCTCTGTAGGCTTGTTGTATAATTCGTCTTGACACCCATTTATCATTAACAATGGAGCTAGGAATAATATTATCTTTTTCATTTTTGTTTAGTTTAATTTATTGAAAATTTCCTGGATATTTTTGATTACCATAGTATAGAGCTTTTCTTATCCATTTGTAAGGTGGATCGTTAGGATAGTCATATTCCATATGGTAGCTTCCGACACCGCCTATGCGTTTTCCGCTAGGTAGATCCAATGTAGCATAATCACAGAATTGAATCCCTCCCTCCATTTTGTTAAGCTCTGGTCTTGCCTCGCTTCTGTATCGAGTGATACCACCTGTTTTCCAGGTTTGTTCAAATTCTACTGTAATAATGGTTTTTCTTTCCCAATTATCTAGGTGAGGTTTAGTTATTTTGTCTAATACAGAAGTGGTTGTGGAATTCCAATAAGCTTGATAGATATAATGATCTATTTTTTTAGAAGTTTCTGTGGATAATAGATCTGGTTGCCCATCCATCACAAGCATTTTCCCCGCAGGGTTTAGTCTATTGTAAAGTGTTTCTATGAATAGTTGCATATTGTGGTTTCCCTCAATTGTTTGACCATTGGCTAAACTCCCAGAATGCCCGTAGTTTGGCTCATAGTCAATATCAAATCCATCGAAGTTATATTTTTCAATGGTGTCGCAAATAGCGTTTGCATAAGCTTTTACACCTTCAGAGAAGTTTCCGTTTCCTTTTTCGTTCACCCAAAAACTTTGTGGGTCTTTTCCTTCTGGAGTCAATTGATCTCCCAGATTTTGGACTATCCAGCAAAGTAGAGCTTTTCCGCCTTTAACTTCTTGAAAGAATTTTAAGTCGTCTAAATGTTCTTTGGAAAAATTACCCTTCATTCCCCAAATAGAAACGAAATCTACGCTATCTGGAAGGGCTTTTAAGTAGTTTTGCGGGTTAGAGCCTTTACCTGTCCAGTTTCCAAACCACCCAAAACCTTTCACATGAGGTGTTTTTCTGTATTCTCTTAGTTCTTTATAATAATCCCTCAAATGTGGAGGCAAATCTTCTTCAGATTTAGCTTCTAATAATGGGACTAATCGAGTTAAACCTTTTTCATTATCAAAAGTAGTTCTTTCGGTGTCATTCCAGTCGCTACAGCTTGTAACAAAACTAGCGATAAAAATCGATAATAATATTTTAGTTACTTTTTTCATTTTTTTAATTTTGTTGTTTTGGTCTATTATTTCTCACCCACCATAATTTAGTAGATCCTTGATCGTCTCCGCCAAGCAGAGCTGGTACTTCTCTCATACTAGGGTTTGATGTATATTCAGTTGGAGCATATGAGAATCTTTCTGGTGCATAACAATTGTTGCAGCCAATTCTTCCGGGAGCAGATTGGTCAAATGGCCTCATAATATATGGGTAGCCTGTTCTTCTATATTCTGTCCAAGCTTCTACTGCATTTGGATATAGTGCTAAATATTTTTGGGTTAATATTTTTTGTAAATGTTGTTCCGTTTCATCAACATTATCCCATATGTCTCTCCAATTAGGAGAAGTGTTGCCGGCAGCGAGGTTGAAGGAGTAAGGATCTGACCAAGTTCCAAATTTGTAACCTCTTGTTGTTAAATTTTTAGGTCTACTATTAGATGTTAGATATATTTCAACACCACTTGAAATATTATTTTCTTGGAAAGATGTTTTTACGCCTTGCTCATAAAGTGTTTGTGCATCTTCGCTTATTAAGCCATACAACGCAGCCTCAGCCTTTAAAAAATATGTTTCTGATGCTCGGTACCAATATAA
It includes:
- the purB gene encoding adenylosuccinate lyase — encoded protein: MSQQNEIYQNPLASRYASREMLYNFSPDKKFGTWRKLWIALAEIQKELGLDIAQEQIDELKAQAENIDYEKAAAYEKKFRHDVMAHVHTFGDAAPKAKAIIHLGATSAFVGDNTDLIQIKDALAIVREKLVNVIAGLSKFALQYKDLPTLGFTHFQPAQLTTVGKRATLWLQSVLLDFEELEFRINTLRFRGVKGTTGTAASFKELFNGDYAKIKTLDQKLSERFGFTQVLGVTGQTYDRKIDAEVMALLSNIAQSAHKFSTDLRLLQNLKEVEEPFEKNQIGSSAMAYKRNPMRSERIGALAKFVMTVSQGAGLVAATQWFERTLDDSANKRLTIPQAFLAIDSILGIWINVLDGIVVYPKMIAKRISEELPFMATEYMIMEGVKNGGDRQDLHEIIREHSMEAAKQVKIEGKPNDLVERIVNDDKFPIDKAKLQEVLDPVNFIGFAPQQTEDFIAEYAQPILDKYQDLIGLNFELKV
- a CDS encoding LamG domain-containing protein, which translates into the protein MEVMVNRSEYSQNNRSIAGTKTVKNADALDEIFTRFGDVTIRPNQLQIKTGASQIDIPSDKLSAEPNKWYMLSFVYDGKFTKVYVNGQLVANREIRTGKYGLTGLWISSSNELIREVRFWKTARTDQQIKDNVWKMVNPDDDGLLLYYPMNGKKLNRETGEITEDETEIWDWSKSQKNLPMPSNAKFVNQDNGEGFVFPPINE
- a CDS encoding DUF1735 domain-containing protein, which gives rise to MKKIILFLAPLLMINGCQDELYNKPTEDYTSHQGIYFTQQSLQAFVAEGSSSTIDELKLNLVNKENKNSFATIEYGDEKQLEAYNKENGTSYIMLPKDMYNAKSSVSIKPNYITSSIPIQLKDLTFSREGDYALPIKIIGGVLM
- a CDS encoding endo-beta-N-acetylglucosaminidase family protein gives rise to the protein MKKVTKILLSIFIASFVTSCSDWNDTERTTFDNEKGLTRLVPLLEAKSEEDLPPHLRDYYKELREYRKTPHVKGFGWFGNWTGKGSNPQNYLKALPDSVDFVSIWGMKGNFSKEHLDDLKFFQEVKGGKALLCWIVQNLGDQLTPEGKDPQSFWVNEKGNGNFSEGVKAYANAICDTIEKYNFDGFDIDYEPNYGHSGSLANGQTIEGNHNMQLFIETLYNRLNPAGKMLVMDGQPDLLSTETSKKIDHYIYQAYWNSTTTSVLDKITKPHLDNWERKTIITVEFEQTWKTGGITRYRSEARPELNKMEGGIQFCDYATLDLPSGKRIGGVGSYHMEYDYPNDPPYKWIRKALYYGNQKYPGNFQ